The genomic segment TCTTGCTGAGCGTAACGGTAAACTTATGCATCCTGCCAGCCTCGAAAGCGGAAAACTTGGATGACTTAGGAAGATTGAAATCTCTGCCGTCAACATTTACGGTAATGAGATTTCCTTCGCCTACGGCTTGCGGAATGATGAGCGCCTTGTAGCTGTTGCCTTCTTCCTTGAGCGGAATGATGTCTGTATCATCGCCCTTGGCTGTTACTGCACCTGTAGAAAGATTGGCTGTAGCCTGTGTCTTCAGGCGGTTGATCTTTACGCTAATCTTGGCTGCAGCAAGCGAAGCCTCTGTAAATCCGTTTCCTGCCACGAGTTTGATAATCATCTGGCTCAACACGTGCTTGGCTTCTATCTTTACGGCGCTTTCTGAAGGTGTCGCATCTGTAGTCTTGCCTATCAGAAGTTCGCTAGCCTTGTAGTTCTCGGTTGTACTCTGGTCTGCATTTATAGTCCAAGGCATCGCCTCTATGTTGCTGATAGAGCCTGTATATGGATAATAAATGTAGAAATCGGCGTGGGTGCTGTTGTCTTTCCAGTAGGTTGGAGTTGCAGCCTTCCAGGTTCCATCATAGATGAATTTCGTGTTGTCTATATAGTTACCTGTCGTTTGGAGTGTTGCGGCAGAGCCGTCGGCTTGATGGCTGACGACAAACAGGCCTATCTGGTCGCCCGCTTCGAAAGCCAGATCTGTAGCACGGCTTATCGAAGTGCTGATGTTGATAGGTACTTTTGCTGCAGGGGTAGGCTTTTGTGTCGGGTCCAGTTCGGAACTGCCACCTGAACATGCGGTTAACGCGAGTAGCATGCTCCCTACGATTGCTAGATGCTTCTTCTGTTTCATGATTTCTTTGTTTTATATGATTACTTTTCCTAGGTGTATCTGGAACTGTCAGTTTCATTTACTCTGCAAAGGTATGAAAAAATGTGGTATTATGCAAGTTCATAATGGTCCATATATGGAAAAAGTTGCCAAACAACATATTTTCAGAGGGTAAACGGAGGGTGAACTCAAAGAAAAAAGGCAGTTTCCTGCTTGTTGGAAACTGCCTTTCTCTTAAAAGTGATGATTGTTTCATCTGTTTTATCTGATGATTTTCATTACATCTTCTATGCTGCGATTGAATGGTCCGTTGTGCTCCAGTTTGATGGTACACATGGCTGCCGCAAACTTGCCGGCTTCTACCGGATTGGCTCCCTGCAGGCGCTTGTAGAGATAGCCTGCCGAATAGGTATCGCCGCATCCGGTAGCATCTACTACTTCATGAGGAGGATAGGCTGGAATGTCGTAGAACGTATCATCTACATAAACCAGCGAACCCTCGCTACCCAGGGTGATGATCACTTCGGCTACGCCCCAGGCATGAATCAGCTTGGCGGCTTCCTTCGGGGCCTTCAGTCCGGTAATGGTCTCCATTTCGGTCTCATTCACCTTCAGATAATAGGTGTTCTTGAGCACATCGAGCTTGTCCTTCCAGTCGATGGCGTAAACTTTCTCGTCTCTCACCTCGCGCAGATATCCCTGCACATCGATGGAAACTTTTCCCTTCTTGGCAAGAAAGGCAACCACTTCTGGCGAGAAATCATCACTCAGCAGACTGCCCAGGTGGAAGACCTTGGCCTCTACATGCTCCAGCTGCTGGATGGTGAAAGGATCTGCCTTGGCAAGCACACGCTGCTTACGGTCGTTAGGATTATCGCCATAAATATTCTCGAAGAAAACCGTATTGCGCGATGGGTTCAAGGTGACGTCTATTCCTGCCTTGAGCATCTTTTCAACCGGTTCCTTCTCGGTAGGATCCATCGCCGTAATGAGCGAGAAACTTACATCCTTTGGCAATTGGTTGATGGCGTAGGCAAAATAAAAAGAGGTGCCGCCAGCCATGTAAACCGTACTGCTCGGGGTCACGATTTTATCCTTTGTTACGTGCCCAATACAACAAATATCTTTCATTCTTATTACATTTTGCGGATGCAAAGGTACTGCAAATCGGGAATAATACAAAAAAAAATGAGAATTATTTTGTTTTGTTCGCATTTTAATGTACCTTTGCATCGAGAAAAAGCAATTTTTAAAATATTATCTAGAATAGATATAAAGAAACATCATGTGGTTTGATAATTTAATCAACGTGCATTCGGCGGTGCAAGGCATCGTCATCCTGTCTTTGATTTGTACTTTGGGTCTTGCTCTCGGCAAGATTCATGTCAAAGGAATCTCCCTTGGCATAGCCTTCGTATTCTTCGTGGGTATTATAGCGGGACATCTAGGGCTCTCTATTGACCAGAACATGCTGGAGTTTGCAGAAAGCTTCGGCCTTACCATGTTTGTGTATGTGCTGGGTCTTTATGTGGGTCCTAACTTCTTCGGTTCGATGCGTCACGAAGGCATTTCGCTCAATCTCTGGAGTCTGGCTGTCATCCTGGTGGGAACTTTGTTCTCGCTCGGCTTGTGCTGGATTTTGCCAATCAGTCTGCCTGATATGATGGGCATCCTGTGTGGCGCCACAACCAATACGCCTGCCCTTGGTGCTGCCCAGCAGGCGTTGCAGCAGTTGGGCTTGCCTAGCGAAGGTGCGGCTCTGGGCTGTGCGGTTACTTATCCTTTGGGTGTTGTGGGCGTTATCCTGGCGATGATGCTCTTGCGCAAACTCTTTGTGAAACCGGAAGATCTGGAGATTCGCAATAATGATGATGACGACCATACGTCTATCGGACAATATGTAATCGTGAATCCTGCCCTGAACGGCAATACCATAGCAGAGATTACGATGATGACGCATCGCAAGTTCATCATCTCCCGTGTGTGGAGAGGCGAACAGGTGATAGTTCCTCAGGCTGATACGGTTCTTCATACGAATGATAATGTGCTCGTGGTTACCAATAAGGAAGAGGTCTCGGCGATGCAGATTCTCTTCGGAAAGAAGGTGGATAAGGAGTGGAATAATGATAAGGTAGACTGGAATGCGATTGATGCGAAGGTAGAAAGCCGCATTATCGTTGTTACCCGTCCAGGACTGAACGGCAAGCGTCTGGGCAGTTTGCAGATGCGAAATTCCTATGGCGTGAATGTGAGCCGAGTGCTTCGTGGTGATATCCGTCTGCTTGCTACAGATGACCTCCGTCTGCAGTACGGCGACCGACTGACGGTAGTTGGCGACCCTACGAGTATCGACCATGTAGAACAGTTTCTGGGTAATACCGTAAAAACCCTGAACGAGCCGAACCTCGGCGCTATCTTCCTCGGAATCATTCTCGGTCTTGCCGTAGGAACCATTCCTCTGGATATTCCTGGAATGACGGCTTCTGTGCGTCTGGGTATTGCCGGTGGTCCTATCGTAATGGGTATTCTGATTGGTGCGCTGGGGCCTCGTGTGCATTTCATCTCTTACATGACGCGAAGTGCGGGTCTGATGCTGCGAGAACTGGGTCTTGCCCTCTATCTCGGTTGCCTGGGATTGGCGGCTGGTGGACAGTTCTTCGAGACGGTAGTCCGTCCGGAAGGTTTGATGTGGGTAGGCATCGGTTTCCTTATCACGGTTGTGCCTGTGGTTATCGTAGGTCTCATCATCCTGAAGACCAAGAAGTATGACTTCGGCAGTATCTGCGGAATCCTCTGTGGAAGTATGGCGAATCCGATGGCGCTTACTTACGCCAACGAGACGCTGGATGGCGATACGCCAAGTATCAGTTATGCTACGGTTTATCCGCTCGGCATGTTTATCAGAGTGGTGATAGCTCAGGTTATCGTGATGTTCTTTGTCTGATGTTACGATGTTTTCATCTGTTTCTGCGGAATCTGTCATCCGCAGATATGAAGAAAGGCTGGTTTCGGTTAGAAATCAGCCTTTCTTGTTATATTCATCTTCTTTCCCGTCATCGGGTGCTCAAATGTGATTTCCTCTGCATGAAGATGCAGTCTTGTTGCCGGCTCGTTGCCGTAGAGCGGATCGCCGATGATGGGGGCATTCAGACCTTCCTGATGAGCACAATGCACTCTCAGCTGGTGCGTTCTGCCCGTTTTAGGATAGAGCGCCAGGCGAAGATGGGTATCGTCAATACGCTCTAGAACCTCGTATTCTGTAATGGCTTCCTTGCCCTGTTCGCGGTTTACCATCTGTCGTGGACGGTCTAGAAAATCTGCTATCAGGGGGAGCGAGATGTAACCTCTTCCGCTTTCTGCTTCTTTCAGAATCCGGTTGCACGATTCCTTGTCTTTTCCGCAAACGATGGCTACGTATTTCTTCTGAACCCGATGATTCAGAAATTCCTTCTGCAGGCGATGATAGGCAAACTCGGTCTTGGCAATAATCATCAGTCCGCTTGTTGCCATGTCCAGACGGTGGACGATGAGCGGACCGGTAGCTTCGGGATATTTCCTGCGCATCAGAGCGTAGACGGAAGGCTGGGCTGCATCTTTCCCCGGAACCGAGAGTAAACCTTCGGGCTTATAGATGACTGCCAGTTCACGGTCTTCGTAGAGCGTTTCCACCTTATTATATATAGTAGTTTCTGTCTGTTGGGTTTCAAAGACTGTTTTAGGCAGCATCCAATGTAGTATCGGTTTGCATTTTCCGTTGCAGGCAGGATAAAACTGAAGATGATGTCTGATTTCTTCTTTCGGACTCTCTCCCCACCAGAACATCGCCATCTGCAGAGGCTTGTAGCCATGCTGGTAAGCGTATTGCAGGAGTTTCGGCTCGCAGCATTCTCCACTTCCGGCAGGTGGAATCTTAACCGCCTCGTTCTTGAAAATCTCCAGCAGGTCCTTGCTTTCTCCTTCCGCATTCAGCATCTGGAATTTCGAAAACAGCCATTGCTGAAGTTCTTCAGATAACTGTTTGCGGAGCAGTTTCGCACTTTTCAAATCCTTTTCGTAGTTTTCATATAGCGTTTCGTACGTCGTCTTTTCGTTTATCGACTTTTTCAGCCTCTTCAGTTCTGCCTTCATAAACTGGCTCTCTTTTATCATCGCTTTCTCCTCTTCCTCGCTCAGGGGTGTTCCTGCCGAAAGGGCTTCCTGGCGCCTTGCATCTCGCTTTTCCTTTGCTTCTTTTATCTTTGTCTGATAGTTTGTGATAACTTCCTGGCGCTTTTGCTGCAAATCATCAATCAGGCTTTTCGCCTTTATCAGGGTTTCGTTGGCTTCAAACTGTCTGATTTGCTGGTTCATTTCCGAAATCTCAGCCTCATGTACCTTGAAATATCCGTCGGGTTGAAGATAATCGAAAACGGCTGGCACAAAACCTTCCCAGTCGCTTCTGCCGCTAATCTGTCCGCTATAAGCTCTCAGATAGCCAATCTTACTGTTGTCGGCTTCTACGATAAGTACGCCGAACATCTTTCCACGGTCTATTTCCTCCCGCCAGTCGTTTCGCTGTGAGAGTTCATCCTGCAACTCTCTGCATGCTTCGATGCAGAGCGGATGAGGTTCGTAGCTGAATGGATTGTTCATCCTTTCAGGTATATTATTTTGTTCTATATTTTTAAATAAATGCATTTCCATGCTACAAAGATACATATTTAAACGCGTTTTAGTTCATATTTTTGCAAAAACATGAGTTTTTCAGTTATTTTTTTGTTTATTTGGATTTTTTGTTGTACTTTCGCAACTGAAACATAAATTCATTTAAATAGTCTATCATGGTAAGTGTATATAGAAAGATAATGACGATGCAGATTAAGAACGGACTGTGCCTTCTGTGGCTATTCGTTCTGATGCTGCTGTTTGCCGCTTGTTCTCATCGGCAGAAGGGTGATGAGTCGTGGCATAAAGATATCGATGAATTTGTGTCCGGTCACCAATCTCTCATGCAGAGTCATCCTGATTCGATGATCATGCTGATAAGAAATTTCAAATGTGAAGGTAATCCCGATAAAAGCGATCAATGGAAAAAATTATTAATAGCTAAATGTTATTATATGAAGGGGGCTGATGCCCAATGCCAGTCGTTGATAGATTCGGTTAACGCTTATTGCAAACAAACTCCTGACAACAGAATTCTTTCTTATGCTGATAATCTGCAAGGCATACTTTTGCTGGTTTCCGGCAAGAGGAAGGAGGCTTTAATTTATTATGAGAAAGCTTATCATGAAATCATGAACCTTGACAGTTGCGGCAAGGCGATTGATGTATGTATCAATATTGCCGATGCGTCCAGACAGATGGGTAAGCTGGCGGATGCTTCTTCCTGGTATCGCCGTGCCTATTTCCTTGCAGATTCTCTGAATCAGCATGAAGCCCAGAACAGTATTCTCTCAGGACTGGGACAGGTTTATAATGATTTGCAGAACTATCAGCTGGCGCATCATTATTTCCAGAAGGCTGAACGCCTGTATCCGCCAAAGAATCCGAAAGATGTTTATTTCTTTTACAACAGTTGGGGAAATGTGTACAGCAGTCAGGAAAAACCGGCTGAGGCTCTGAAATGCTTCCTGAAGGCTCAAAAGGCTACACGGCAGATGGAACAGCCCCTGGCGACGGCTATTGTTGATGCTAATCTCGGACAGACTTATCTGGAACTCAACCGGTTGGATTCTGCACAGAAATATCTGACTCTTACCACGAAATTCTTCTTTGCCCAGCCCTCCATGCAGAGCGATGTGCAATTCTATGTGGATGGGTTGAATGCATCTCTGGCTCTGAAGCAGGATAGTCTGGCGAAGGCTACTGAGATTTTGAACAAGCCATACGATCTCTCCAAGATGTCGCCTAATTATCTTTACCTTTATCATAAGGGACTGGCGGCTCTTTGTGAACGAAAGGGACAATATGCCAAGGCTCTGCAATATCAGAAACTGATGAATCAGTACGACGATTCGCTCCGTAACGCTACGATGGTTTCGAATGTTCAGGAGAATGAATTGAGATTCAAGCAGGATACGGCCATCGTTCGCCGTGATTTATCCCTTAGCACCACGCAAGCAGAGGTAAGATCCTTTAGAGTCATCCTGCTCCTGATTATCGGCTTGCTGGTAATGAGCGTGTTGGCTCTCATCGCTTTCATCCGTTACAAATGGATGCGCAGCAAGCATCAGCATCATAAGGAGATGAACCGGATGATGGCTCTGAAGATGGAGAATGTGCGCAATCGTTTCTCGCCTCATTTTGTATTTAATGTGCTCAATATCTTCGTATCTAATCTTCCGAAGGGGGTTAATGTCAAACCGCTTCAGCTCCTGATACAGGTACTGCGTGCCTACTTGCTTTCTTGCGATAAGATGGCGGTAAGTTTGGAAGAGGAACTGCAGATGGTGACGAGCTATTCTACTCTTCGCCATGAAACTAATCCGTTCCTTCCGATGCCTCAGTTCCATGTTGCCAAGGATGTGGATATGAAGCTCATGCTGCCGTCTATGATTATCCAGATTCCTGTAGAGAATGCTTTGAAATATGCTTTTGTGGAAATGAAAGAGACGGAAGATAAGCCTTTGCTGGATGTAAACATCTGGGTTGAGGACGATATGCTCCGCATAGATGTTACAGACAACGGATGTGGAGTTTCGGGTACCGTTGGCAAGAAAAAGAAAAATTGTGCTGCCAGTACGGGAACTGGATTGAGAATTCTGAACAGTACCATCGAAATGCTTAATGCAAGCAACGAACGCAAGATGTTTTTCAAGATGCAGAGCAACAGAGGAGCATCAGAAGAGGAGGGTGGTACCAGGAATAGAGGAATATGTGTAAGTATCGGAGTTCCATGTAATTACGATTATAATGTCTTTAAGTAAGAAACTTTTCATAAGAATTTAAAAAGAAATAACATGCAAGATAGAATTAAGGTTGTGATTGTGGACGATGAACCACAGAGCATCCACAGGTTGCAGGATGATTTGGCAACTCTGGAAGATTTTGAGGTGATTGCCACATCCTCTTCGGCGGTATCGGCAAAGAATCTGGTGATGAGCATACAGCCCGATGTGCTGTTCATCGATGTTGAAATGCCTGGACAGACGGGTTTTGAGGTGTTGCAATCTCTGAGAGATGAAATTCCGATGGAACTTATCGTAGTATTTTACAGCGCCTTCGATAAGTATATGATTGATGCGCTCAGAGCCTCTGCCTTCGATTTCCTGTTGAAACCTTATCAGCAGGATGAGTTTGAACTGGTGGTAGACCGAATCCGGCAGAAAATGAAAGATGGAGATGATGTGGATGAAGATGCTTCTTCCGTTCCAGAGTCCTCTTCCTGTTCTTCTGAATCAGTCTTGGCTTCTCAGAAGGCTCAGGATTTTTCGGGAATGAATGGGATGCTGGGAACAGCAGCCAAGCGTCTTGCCATTCAGACCATTTCGGGTTTATTGATGTTGAAGCCCGATGATGTGTTCAGTTGCACTTTTGATGAGGCTACTCATCTTTGGCAGTTGAAGTTGTCGAATGGGCAGGTTTATAAATTGAAGAGGCAGGCCACGGCAAAGACCATCCTTTCCATGTCGCCTTCTCTGGCTCAGGTTCGTCAGGATTGCATCATCAATCTCGATTATCTTCTCTGCATCGAGAATTATACGCTCCGCTGCATCTTTTCTCCTCCTTTCGACCATGAGGAAATCACGGTTTCCCGCCGCTGCTATAAGGCGGTAAAGGATCAGTTGGAGATATTGTAGGAATCGGAAAAAAGAAGAGGGTGTGCAAGATATAGTCTTTGCACGCCCTCTTCTTCTATGTTTTTATTCTTCAGTAATTCCCCAATCCAATAGCCCTTTGCCTTCCTCGTCCAGCTCAATGCCGAGGCCTATCACCTTTCGCTTGTCTGCTTGGAAAGGCTCCAGGTATTTGTTATCCAGTATCTGCTGAATGGCAGCCTTTTTACCACCATTATTTTTCAGTTTCAGTTCTATCACGTAGATGTAGCGTGAAGTTTGGGCGATGAGGTCGATCCTTCCTGTTGCAAGCATATGCTCTACCTCCACTTTCAGACCGATGGCATTCAGAATGGTACTGATGATGAGGCGGTAGCGCTCTTCCATATCCATCGAGGCAAGTTTCTTGTTGCTGTAAGGCACATCGGCAACCAATGCTTTCAGTGTTTTCATGGCATCTGCGATTTGCCCGGTACCCAATTGGCGGAACAGACTGCCTTGCAGACTGATAATATCGCTTTCTGATTTCATGGTCAGGCTTGGCAGTACAACCTCGTAAAGAGCCTGTTTCACTTCTTGGTTTGGAAAACCTAAGAAATAGCCAAATTCATCGCTCGACTTGATGGTAAGGTAACCCGTCTGATAAAGAAAGAGTTCGGCACCACCATTTATGACATCAGAACTCTCAAGAGTCTTGCGTAAAATCGGACAATTTTCGAAATTCCGTAAGCGCAGTTCCATGTTGTCCACAAACTTAGGTAGCATGGATGTTGCTCCTGATGAAACCCAGAAACAGCTCAAGTCTTGTGCGTCGAGTGCATTAAGGAGACTGAAAGGATTGTAGATGTCCACCATGTTTCTGCGACTGAAATGGTATCCATCGTAGTAATCCTTCAGGTTATCATGAGTTTGCTGCAAGGTCCACTCGTTCACTTCAGCCATTCTTTCCAGTTCCGGCTTGAAGTTCTCCCCGATTTCTCCTTCTGTAATACCGCAGATAGCAGCATATTCAGGAAGGAAACTGATATTGGTCAGGTTGTTGAGAACTGAGAAAAGAGAAATCTGCGTAAACTTGGTGATACCCGTAATGAAGACGAAACGTTGGTACGCATCATCAGCTTTCAAGATGGAAAACACGCTTCTATATACTTCTGTGCAACCCTCATGCTCGGGAGTTTTCCACGAGTGCTGGAGAGGAGAGTCGTACTCATCGATAAGAATGGCAACCTTGAGCCCTGTTTGCTCATAGGCGGTTTTAATGATGAGGTCGAAGCGGTTTCCTAGTGAATCTGTAGGTTTGATATGGATGCCATATAATTGCTCATAAACATCAAAAGTTCGATCCAGGTATGCCTTAACTTCATTTGCAGTCGCTCCCCCTCGGCTCATGTCGAATCGAATAACCGGGTACTGTTTCCATTCCTTCTCCAATTCCATGATTTTCAGTCCTTCGAAGAGCTCATTTCTTCCTTCGAAGTAAGCCTGGAGTGTATCAACAAGCACAGATTTTCCGAATCGACGAGGACGGCTCAAGTAATTATATTGTTTGCCGTTGTTCGCCAATTTCCAGATGATGTCACTCTTATCTACATAGAGATAACCTTCTTCTCTGATTTTATTGAAAGACTGTATGCCTACCGGCAGCTTTCTGCATTCATTGTTTGCCATAATCTTTTCTCCTATTCCTATCTTTAGCCGCAAATTTAGATAAAATTTCTGAATTATAAGCCAGTATAATAAAAAACTTCAATGATTTCCCTCGAATTGTGCGAAATTAGCCTTGTTTTTCGAGAAATCAAGACCACAACTGCAAAAAATCCTACTAACGTGCTCTGAGTCACAAAAATATTTATTATCTTTGAAGCAGTGTTCGTTAACTGATTTTTTAAACTTCAAAAATGTAGGCTTATGAAAGCAGTATGTGGTCTTGACGTGCACAAAGATAGTATTTTTCTTTGTATTTTGCACAGTGATGGTGAATTATTTGAGCAAGTTTTCGGTGTTTTAACATTTCAGCTGGAAGAAATGCGGAAATTGCTCCAAAAGCATCATGTTTTTGAGGTTTGTATGGAGAGTACCAGTATCTATTGGATACCAATATGGCGTGTGCTTTCTCCTCATTTTACTCTGCGTCTGGTAAATCCTTATTTCATCAAGCAACTTCCAGGTCATAAGAGTGATATCAAGGATGCCCAGTGGATAGCAGAATGTACATTGAAGGAATTGGTTAGGGGAAGTTTCGTTCCTCCAGAGATTATTCAACAGCTTCGCCAGTACGATCGCCGAATCTTTGACCTCAATGCTGAGATTGTCCGTAAGGTTTCCAAGGTGGACGGCGTACTCCAACGTTGCAATATCCGCTTGAGCAATTATGTATCCAACATCGAGTGTAAGAGTTACCGCGATGTCGTGCGCAGGCTCTCGGAAGGTGTCACAAATCCAAACGAGCTGATGAAGCTTGTTCATGGTCGCATTGTCAATCGTCATGGTGCGGAGACGATATTAGCCTCATTGACAGGCGTTGTCTCCCAGGCAGAAATAGATGTACTGCGCCAACTCCATGAGGAGATTGGCATCGCCGAGAGCCACAGAAACGAATGTCAGCAGAGAATGTTGGAGATATGCGAGAAGCATTTTCCAGAGGAACTCGAACGCTTGCAGAAAATTCCAGGAATCAAGGAACGTGCCGCAACATCATTGATCGCAGAGATCGGAACGGATATGAGTAAGTTCGAAACGGCAAACCACCTTGCTTCCTGGAGTGGACTGAGACCAAGAAATGACGAGTCCAACAAGAAAATCAAATCTCGTAAAATTACCCATGGCAATGTCTACCTCCGCAACACCATCATTCAATGTGCCTGGGCTGCCAGTCGTCAGAAAGACTGTTTCTTCAGTAGATTCTCGTATCACCAAACAATTGTGAGAAGAAAGAACAAAATGAAGGTGATTGTTGCTGTGGCGAGAAAGTTACTTGTCGCCGTATGGCATGTCTTACATGACAAGACAGACTATGTTGACTTCAAACCAGATCGTGAAGAATCCGCCAACAACGGATGACCATGATATACCTTCCATGATAAAGCTATTATCTTTGTGATGGGTTTAGACCTCGTTTGCAAATTAACTTAATGTCATGGGAGGCTATGGAAGTCAGTATGAGTAAAACTCGAAGAGGAAAGTATACTGATAATCGCATTTGCTATATAAGCAAGTGCAAGGGAGACATGCGCCTTTATTTACGAAGAAAAGGCAAACTCCCTTGTTTTAGTTACCTTGTGCGAGGGAAATCATTTTCGTTTTATAGAGGAAAGATACGGCTAATTTTTGAATCATGCAAGTTTTTGGCAATTAAAAAGATGTAAATAGATACCTGATAAAAGAATATATTGTACATGCTCTAGAAAAATGCATTTTTTCTTGGT from the Segatella copri genome contains:
- a CDS encoding fimbrillin family protein translates to MKQKKHLAIVGSMLLALTACSGGSSELDPTQKPTPAAKVPINISTSISRATDLAFEAGDQIGLFVVSHQADGSAATLQTTGNYIDNTKFIYDGTWKAATPTYWKDNSTHADFYIYYPYTGSISNIEAMPWTINADQSTTENYKASELLIGKTTDATPSESAVKIEAKHVLSQMIIKLVAGNGFTEASLAAAKISVKINRLKTQATANLSTGAVTAKGDDTDIIPLKEEGNSYKALIIPQAVGEGNLITVNVDGRDFNLPKSSKFSAFEAGRMHKFTVTLSKTSNGVNVNISKWEDDGIDYGGTAE
- a CDS encoding PfkB family carbohydrate kinase, producing the protein MKDICCIGHVTKDKIVTPSSTVYMAGGTSFYFAYAINQLPKDVSFSLITAMDPTEKEPVEKMLKAGIDVTLNPSRNTVFFENIYGDNPNDRKQRVLAKADPFTIQQLEHVEAKVFHLGSLLSDDFSPEVVAFLAKKGKVSIDVQGYLREVRDEKVYAIDWKDKLDVLKNTYYLKVNETEMETITGLKAPKEAAKLIHAWGVAEVIITLGSEGSLVYVDDTFYDIPAYPPHEVVDATGCGDTYSAGYLYKRLQGANPVEAGKFAAAMCTIKLEHNGPFNRSIEDVMKIIR
- a CDS encoding putative transporter, coding for MWFDNLINVHSAVQGIVILSLICTLGLALGKIHVKGISLGIAFVFFVGIIAGHLGLSIDQNMLEFAESFGLTMFVYVLGLYVGPNFFGSMRHEGISLNLWSLAVILVGTLFSLGLCWILPISLPDMMGILCGATTNTPALGAAQQALQQLGLPSEGAALGCAVTYPLGVVGVILAMMLLRKLFVKPEDLEIRNNDDDDHTSIGQYVIVNPALNGNTIAEITMMTHRKFIISRVWRGEQVIVPQADTVLHTNDNVLVVTNKEEVSAMQILFGKKVDKEWNNDKVDWNAIDAKVESRIIVVTRPGLNGKRLGSLQMRNSYGVNVSRVLRGDIRLLATDDLRLQYGDRLTVVGDPTSIDHVEQFLGNTVKTLNEPNLGAIFLGIILGLAVGTIPLDIPGMTASVRLGIAGGPIVMGILIGALGPRVHFISYMTRSAGLMLRELGLALYLGCLGLAAGGQFFETVVRPEGLMWVGIGFLITVVPVVIVGLIILKTKKYDFGSICGILCGSMANPMALTYANETLDGDTPSISYATVYPLGMFIRVVIAQVIVMFFV
- a CDS encoding RluA family pseudouridine synthase, producing MNNPFSYEPHPLCIEACRELQDELSQRNDWREEIDRGKMFGVLIVEADNSKIGYLRAYSGQISGRSDWEGFVPAVFDYLQPDGYFKVHEAEISEMNQQIRQFEANETLIKAKSLIDDLQQKRQEVITNYQTKIKEAKEKRDARRQEALSAGTPLSEEEEKAMIKESQFMKAELKRLKKSINEKTTYETLYENYEKDLKSAKLLRKQLSEELQQWLFSKFQMLNAEGESKDLLEIFKNEAVKIPPAGSGECCEPKLLQYAYQHGYKPLQMAMFWWGESPKEEIRHHLQFYPACNGKCKPILHWMLPKTVFETQQTETTIYNKVETLYEDRELAVIYKPEGLLSVPGKDAAQPSVYALMRRKYPEATGPLIVHRLDMATSGLMIIAKTEFAYHRLQKEFLNHRVQKKYVAIVCGKDKESCNRILKEAESGRGYISLPLIADFLDRPRQMVNREQGKEAITEYEVLERIDDTHLRLALYPKTGRTHQLRVHCAHQEGLNAPIIGDPLYGNEPATRLHLHAEEITFEHPMTGKKMNITRKADF
- a CDS encoding tetratricopeptide repeat protein, which codes for MTMQIKNGLCLLWLFVLMLLFAACSHRQKGDESWHKDIDEFVSGHQSLMQSHPDSMIMLIRNFKCEGNPDKSDQWKKLLIAKCYYMKGADAQCQSLIDSVNAYCKQTPDNRILSYADNLQGILLLVSGKRKEALIYYEKAYHEIMNLDSCGKAIDVCINIADASRQMGKLADASSWYRRAYFLADSLNQHEAQNSILSGLGQVYNDLQNYQLAHHYFQKAERLYPPKNPKDVYFFYNSWGNVYSSQEKPAEALKCFLKAQKATRQMEQPLATAIVDANLGQTYLELNRLDSAQKYLTLTTKFFFAQPSMQSDVQFYVDGLNASLALKQDSLAKATEILNKPYDLSKMSPNYLYLYHKGLAALCERKGQYAKALQYQKLMNQYDDSLRNATMVSNVQENELRFKQDTAIVRRDLSLSTTQAEVRSFRVILLLIIGLLVMSVLALIAFIRYKWMRSKHQHHKEMNRMMALKMENVRNRFSPHFVFNVLNIFVSNLPKGVNVKPLQLLIQVLRAYLLSCDKMAVSLEEELQMVTSYSTLRHETNPFLPMPQFHVAKDVDMKLMLPSMIIQIPVENALKYAFVEMKETEDKPLLDVNIWVEDDMLRIDVTDNGCGVSGTVGKKKKNCAASTGTGLRILNSTIEMLNASNERKMFFKMQSNRGASEEEGGTRNRGICVSIGVPCNYDYNVFK
- a CDS encoding LytR/AlgR family response regulator transcription factor, with the protein product MQDRIKVVIVDDEPQSIHRLQDDLATLEDFEVIATSSSAVSAKNLVMSIQPDVLFIDVEMPGQTGFEVLQSLRDEIPMELIVVFYSAFDKYMIDALRASAFDFLLKPYQQDEFELVVDRIRQKMKDGDDVDEDASSVPESSSCSSESVLASQKAQDFSGMNGMLGTAAKRLAIQTISGLLMLKPDDVFSCTFDEATHLWQLKLSNGQVYKLKRQATAKTILSMSPSLAQVRQDCIINLDYLLCIENYTLRCIFSPPFDHEEITVSRRCYKAVKDQLEIL
- a CDS encoding ATP-binding protein, which encodes MANNECRKLPVGIQSFNKIREEGYLYVDKSDIIWKLANNGKQYNYLSRPRRFGKSVLVDTLQAYFEGRNELFEGLKIMELEKEWKQYPVIRFDMSRGGATANEVKAYLDRTFDVYEQLYGIHIKPTDSLGNRFDLIIKTAYEQTGLKVAILIDEYDSPLQHSWKTPEHEGCTEVYRSVFSILKADDAYQRFVFITGITKFTQISLFSVLNNLTNISFLPEYAAICGITEGEIGENFKPELERMAEVNEWTLQQTHDNLKDYYDGYHFSRRNMVDIYNPFSLLNALDAQDLSCFWVSSGATSMLPKFVDNMELRLRNFENCPILRKTLESSDVINGGAELFLYQTGYLTIKSSDEFGYFLGFPNQEVKQALYEVVLPSLTMKSESDIISLQGSLFRQLGTGQIADAMKTLKALVADVPYSNKKLASMDMEERYRLIISTILNAIGLKVEVEHMLATGRIDLIAQTSRYIYVIELKLKNNGGKKAAIQQILDNKYLEPFQADKRKVIGLGIELDEEGKGLLDWGITEE
- a CDS encoding IS110 family transposase; translation: MKAVCGLDVHKDSIFLCILHSDGELFEQVFGVLTFQLEEMRKLLQKHHVFEVCMESTSIYWIPIWRVLSPHFTLRLVNPYFIKQLPGHKSDIKDAQWIAECTLKELVRGSFVPPEIIQQLRQYDRRIFDLNAEIVRKVSKVDGVLQRCNIRLSNYVSNIECKSYRDVVRRLSEGVTNPNELMKLVHGRIVNRHGAETILASLTGVVSQAEIDVLRQLHEEIGIAESHRNECQQRMLEICEKHFPEELERLQKIPGIKERAATSLIAEIGTDMSKFETANHLASWSGLRPRNDESNKKIKSRKITHGNVYLRNTIIQCAWAASRQKDCFFSRFSYHQTIVRRKNKMKVIVAVARKLLVAVWHVLHDKTDYVDFKPDREESANNG